In a single window of the Desulfobaccales bacterium genome:
- a CDS encoding Thivi_2564 family membrane protein produces the protein IWGQMQMGCRLFAAPISKQKKEEIMPLIHVVLVLIVVGVLLGLVNSYIPMAGSIKSILNAVVVIAVVLWLLSVFGVIGELSKIRIGK, from the coding sequence CAATTTGGGGACAGATGCAGATGGGCTGCCGCCTCTTCGCTGCTCCAATCTCCAAACAAAAGAAGGAGGAGATCATGCCTTTGATCCATGTGGTGCTGGTCCTGATCGTAGTTGGGGTTCTTCTCGGGCTCGTCAACTCATACATCCCCATGGCGGGCTCCATTAAGTCGATCTTGAATGCTGTCGTGGTCATTGCCGTGGTCCTGTGGCTCCTGAGCGTTTTTGGGGTCATTGGTGAACTCTCCAAGATCCGCATCGGGAAGTAA
- a CDS encoding DUF3096 domain-containing protein, which produces MPYQPYLGPVVALIAGILILIQPALLNIIVAVYLIVIGVLGLMGARPSRWWSR; this is translated from the coding sequence ATGCCATACCAGCCATACCTCGGGCCAGTCGTGGCTTTAATCGCCGGGATATTGATATTGATTCAACCCGCCCTGTTGAATATTATTGTGGCGGTTTATCTGATTGTCATCGGCGTACTGGGTCTGATGGGGGCGCGGCCCTCGAGATGGTGGAGCCGATAA